In the Gymnogyps californianus isolate 813 chromosome 3, ASM1813914v2, whole genome shotgun sequence genome, one interval contains:
- the CD93 gene encoding LOW QUALITY PROTEIN: complement component C1q receptor (The sequence of the model RefSeq protein was modified relative to this genomic sequence to represent the inferred CDS: deleted 2 bases in 1 codon), which translates to MAIARRLLLLPLLPLLLLVLVRGSGGEDAEVVCAGTACYTLHQAELGWSGAQERCRHNGGNLAPVRSPAEAERLRELLAAAGWPGPAWIGLSLSRGQCVQPQEPLRGFAWAAGGEPGNYSAWLSEPAITCLSSRCVSLRPAGPSGTVGWADRPCRALLPAFLCKFSFRGMCGPLPLAGPGRVSYATPFGVRSPRLAAAPFGTLAEADCEGGEGPAFALCKGPLEGGGFSWHPPGPLCPIACAHRNGGCQHRCLEAPGEPPRCACHPGYALAPDMASCLPEDACHPNPCQGTCRTRPGGYECGCEAGYALALDGRHCLDVDECLSGPCQHECRNTAGSFVCLCRPGYRPTGPGGRHCRDEDECAQPGVCPQLCLNVPGSFHCACRPGYQRQPGSGDACLDVDECLRDPCPGPCRNLPGGFECLCPPGFLPEEDGHGCRTTPTAREEPTAAPNSTPRTTGIPRTTDAVRTTGILQTTGAPWTTGIPQTLGIPVGATSAVPTAVGLAPGPEHSADGPRLLLYYILGSLVAILLLLAFALVLLACKRRAAKREKRPAKSAADNYCWVPEQPESRGAGGERR; encoded by the exons ATGGCCATCGCCCGGCGGCTGCTactgctgccgctgctgccgctgctgctgctg gtgctggtgcGGGGGTCTGGCGGGGAGGACGCCGAGGTGGTGTGCGCCGGCACCGCCTGCTACACCCTACACCAGGCTGAACTGGGCTGGAGCGGCGCCCAGGAACGCTGCCGGCACAACGGCGGCAACCTGGCTCCGGTACGCAGCCCCGCCGAGGCCGAGCGGCTGCGGGAGCTGCTGGCGGCGGCCGGCTGGCCGGGCCCGGCCTGGATCGGGCTGTCGCTGTCGCGGGGCCAGTGCGTCCAGCCGCAGGAGCCCTTGCGGGGCTTCGCCTgggcggccggcggggagcCCGGTAACTACTCGGCTTGGCTATCCGAGCCCGCCATCACCTGCCTCAGCTCCCGCTGCGTCAGCCTCCGGCCGGCCGGGCCCTCCGGCACCGTCGGCTGGGCCGACCGTCCCTGCCGAGCCCTGCTGCCCGCTTTCCTCTGCAAGTTCAGCTTCCGGGGGATGTGCGGGCCCCTGCCGCTGGCCGGACCCGGCCGGGTCAGCTACGCCACCCCCTTCGGGGTACGCAGCCCCCGGCTGGCGGCGGCCCCCTTCGGCACGCTGGCGGAGGCCGACTGCGAGGGTGGCGAGGGCCCGGCCTTCGCCCTCTGCAAGGGGCCGCTGGAGGGGGGAGGCTTCTCCTGGCACCCCCCCGGACCCCTCTGCCCCATCGCCTGCGCCCACCGCAACGGGGGCTGCCAGCATCGCTGCCTGGAGGCGCCGGGGGAGCCCCCGCGCTGCGCCTGCCATCCCGGCTACGCCCTGGCCCCTGACATGGCGTCCTGCCTGCCCGAGGACGCCTGCCACCCCAACCCTTGCCAGGGGACCTGCCGGACCCGGCCCGGCGGCTACGAGTGCGGCTGCGAGGCCGGCTACGCCCTGGCGCTTGACGGCCGCCATTGCCTGGACGTGGACGAGTGCCTGAGCGGGCCCTGCCAGCACGAGTGCCGCAACACGGCCGGCAGCTTCGTCTGCCTCTGCCGGCCCGGCTACCGGCCGacggggccgggcggccgccACTGCCGCGACGAGGACGAGTGCGCCCAGCCCGGTGTctgcccccagctctgcctcaaCGTCCCCGGCTCTTTCCACTGCGCCTGCCGGCCCGGCTACCAGCGCCAGCCCGGCAGTGGCGATGCCTGCCTGGACGTGGACGAGTGCCTGCGGGACCCCTGCCCCGGGCCCTGCCGCAACCTGCCCGGTGGCTTCGAGTGCCTCTGCCCGCCCGGCTTCCTCCCGGAGGAGGATGGACATGGCTGCCGCACCACACCCACCGCTAGAGAGGAGCCCACGGCGGCCCCCAACAGCACCCCGCGGACCACGGGCATCCCACGGACCACGGATGCCGTGCGGACCACGGGCATCCTCCAGACCACGGGTGCCCCATGGACCACGGGCATCCCCCAGACCTTGGGCATCCCCGTCGGGGCGACATCGGCGGTCCCCACGGCAGTAGGGTTGGCGCCCGGCCCCGAGCACAGCGCCGACGGCCCCAGGCTGCTCCTCTACTACATCCTGGGCAGCCTGGTagccatcctgctgctgctggccttcgccctggtcctgctggcctGCAAGAGGAGGGCGGCCAAGCGGGAGAAGCGGCCGGCCAAAAGCGCGGCGGACAACTACTGTTGGGTGCCCGAGCAGCCGGAGagccgcggggcgggcggcgagcGCAGGTAA